A window of Castanea sativa cultivar Marrone di Chiusa Pesio chromosome 1, ASM4071231v1 contains these coding sequences:
- the LOC142614956 gene encoding uncharacterized protein LOC142614956 isoform X6 — translation MQDHFTTHKPGSVDLGNSFLALLSGSPSLLQCDFQDLSCPKSSGSYGKLATNHSNVNVNSVGSGIPLISSGLQSEYLSNQNLQNGEDLCHIVSTRAVVNSNCSGNSALHDFQGSDLAKSVISSHIVPGNEKVKVPYSLSGEWHHTIPAKLGSMNVQCSQKLPLEADSSISKQSSSFMSGCPRVFCLGTSGHLLLSNTGLLGIVCSCHCFHMSVSKFCEHSGLCDVNPGDAVHMDSGETIAQWRKLYFQKFEIRVPEDRSEWDWPEGLSVTAGFVKSCATMPNVCKSPDLPHPVGLSGGLVRSGQPLDHAFFPKNPHTDQDLLIDASQNKKQRNVQDVDKFLPKSLNGASWSNLHTIGDNQIMEFPTSRRSTLQKFVGSGLDSGCESISAYNDFVMKNGNSSVSHSALQNVRDLGKDSDVNRTKNVKCSVIVGRDATSSNIELRLGQPYQPSQTSGNSVLPVIGPQLFDKLVNPPKSCFHRQMIDNAANYNDEDRRYHHRDADPFNSSTEKEPNQLNHGNRTFGISNAMDSARLEKLKGNVPKSSVVLPCTDFHTPTKDSLHFKANVNMVNCTEHVMPRALNRESHAAECDPFNVYWNAGNGFERQLNIPALGSQRFIDKGKGVGCVADVPYVATDIGYGNHKQVDNSILGGSSDPFFAAVNDKSCYSCQLTSLPPDVSDARNLVSYLEKVPCLGSSGQGDHVALRSNLRSQGVSMGFPLVTSTSTLDGIPSFLRQDSIGVSPYLLDENLRLLALRQIMDLSKQQHALSSLMNQEQGKCGSSSNVQHSLVDPSTSQEQRHRPNLSSGRDVSEPSRILLQSAATFRVGDDIEKVASVTGIDVHCQLSDDPSLNEQPSLRLGRSDNNVSRSSEHEICFQRVPRKNCQVKCSCEASTNNLGRNFDSQVGSSFNAFKEQMGTCSGEASIIMNSKFAKDHFLLRDANVSLERSGKLNGQLHRNRVCHASEWRDVPSKVKGVRNAIVVERLANVLDRRGNDGSQLKDASAKCFNGAVQNAGSLKEQENSNVSSGCSAPAVTQSSIEVNNIEFSTIDAGDTGYVSNDIVDEGSGIDKCWSSDDALGSERSADFLGSTCRTNLRKEGSSHVRKNQSSRSLLDELKLMDSLTWKKDRNQIHSWHQIHTGLAIYEKSNPSRKMVSGLKSGKRKRAIKLKMLSASFPSAGHSVKPYQNPNSAELPSCSSKDIQLVIQSDQGTSLVSGSCVIRPNSKHRFSSATTHSHKRVREDDNRTELNSDADFCKNPEVSGRKKLRKCFTSGTFRKFQMQESTHEEAEGTEKYNSVGCVGTPSSRQLNLCSGKARLVVCGKYGEISNGKDVSKPAKIVPLSRILKTARRCTLPKNCKPRPTSMRELRKANSTRIDLCCDKFTDLKNGSSVAICDKINLDNSTEETDKAWCSEDEPFAKSTLVKENDDKREKDYITLHSNASSQSKLKCKEIRKRSIYELTVKGNKYSSKSFTCSKMSNCTPEMKVAKILKNAEDSKRGLCKVYSNKSTQEHKCLPTSSSAAFCCVCGSSNQDDINCLLECSRCLIRVHQACYGVSKVPKGRWYCRPCRTSSKDIVCVLCGYGGGAMTRALRSRTVVKSILKAWNCEADCRHKNMISSAESLKNEQTALQSSGSGLDGNSYSVLQPENIKSSAIAVRKMDSQKQLDVEQDSPCASNIKVHNSITVGVLDSTVKQWVHMVCGLWTPGTRCPNVETMSAFDVSGASSPRANVACSLCNRSGGSCIKCRVLSCSIQFHPWCAHQKGLLQSEVEGVDNESVGFYGRCVLHAAYPTTESACDPINSEIGCQGEKEFACTRTEGYKGRKRDDPQNDLYGPSKGKGGCLVPQEQLNAWIHINGQKMCTQGLPKLAISDIEHDCRKEYARYKQAKGWKHLVVYKSGIHALGLYTSRFISRGEMVVEYVGEIVGLRVADKRENEYQSGRKLQYKSACYFFRIDKEHIIDATRKGGIARFVNHSCLPNCVAKVISVRNEKKVVFFAERDIFPGEEITYDYHFNHEDEGKKIPCFCKSKNCRRFLN, via the exons ATGCAAGATCATTTCACTACCCATAAGCCTGGCAGTGTAGACCTGGGAAATTCTTTTCTTGCTCTCCTATCTGGGTCACCATCTTTGTTGCAGTGTGATTTTCAGGACCTTTCATGTCCAAAATCATCTGGTTCCTATGGTAAACTTGCTACTAATCACAGCAATGTCAATGTGAATTCTGTTGGAAGTGGTATTCCACTGATATCCAGTGGGTTACAGTCAGAATATCTAAGCAATCAAAACCTGCAAAATGGAGAAGATTTATGTCATATTGTTTCAACTAGGGCAGTGGTGAATTCCAATTGCAGTGGCAATTCTGCTTTGCATGATTTTCAGGGATCGGACTTGGCTAAGTCAGTTATCAGCAGTCACATAGTTCCTGGTAATGAGAAAGTGAAGGTTCCTTACTCTTTGAGTGGAGAATGGCATCATACAATTCCTGCGAAGCTCGGCAGCATGAATGTTCAATGTTCACAAAAGCTGCCTTTAGAGGCAGACTCTTCTATTTCGAAGCAGTCATCTAGTTTCATGAGTGGATGCCCTCGTGTATTTTGCTTGGGTACAA gTGGGCATCTACTTCTCAGCAATACAGGACTTCTTGGTATTGTATGCTCATGCCATTGTTTCCACATGTCCGTGTCTAAATTTTGTGAG CATTCAGGATTATGTGATGTTAACCCCGGAGATGCTGTTCATATGGACAGTGGAGAGACCATTGCTCAGTGGCGTAAGCTCTACTTCCAGAAATTTGAG ATTAGGGTTCCAGAAGATCGGAGTGAGTGGGACTGGCCTGAAGGATTATCGGTGACTGCTGGCTTTGTCAAATCGTGTGCGACTATGCCCAATGTGTGCAAGAGCCCTGACTTGCCTCATCCGGTTGGTTTGTCTGGAGGTTTAGTAAGGTCTGGACAGCCTTTAGACCATGCTTTCTTTCCAAAGAACCCTCATACAGACCAGGATTTGCTTATTGATgcttcacaaaataaaaaacagaggAATGTTCAGGACGTTGACAAATTTCTTCCAAAGAGCTTGAATGGCGCATCATGGAGCAATTTGCATACCATTGGGGATAACCAGATAATGGAGTTCCCTACATCTAGGCGTTCGACCCTGCAAAAGTTTGTTGGTAGTGGACTGGATAGTGGTTGTGAGTCCATTTCTGCTTACAATGATTTTGTTATGAAGAATGGAAATTCATCGGTCTCACACTCTGCTTTGCAGAATGTAAGAGACCTTGGTAAAGATTCTGATGTTAACAGAactaaaaatgtaaaatgtagTGTGATTGTGGGCAGGGATGCTACTTCTTCAAACATTGAGTTAAGGCTTGGGCAGCCATACCAACCCAGTCAGACTTCAGGAAACTCAGTTTTACCAGTTATAGGACCACAGCTATTTGACAAACTTGTCAATCCACCAAAGTCCTGCTTCCATCGGCAGATGATTGATAATG CAGCCAACTATAACGATGAGGATAGGCGATATCATCACCGTGATGCTGACCCATTTAATTCCAGCACAGAAAAAGAACCAAACCAGTTGAATCATGGGAATCGCACATTTGGAATTAGTAATGCTATGGATTCTGCTAGACTAGAAAAGTTAAAAGGCAATGTGCCCAAGAGTTCTGTGGTTTTGCCATGTACAGACTTTCATACTCCAACTAAGGACAGTTTACACTTTAAAGCTAATGTTAATATGGTAAATTGCACTGAGCATGTTATGCCTAGGGCACTAAATCGTGAATCTCATGCTGCCGAGTGTGATCCATTCAATGTTTACTGGAATGCTGGTAATGGTTTTGAGAGGCAATTGAATATTCCTGCGTTGGGTTCTCAAAGATTTATAGACAAGGGTAAGGGGGTGGGATGTGTTGCTGATGTCCCCTATGTTGCAACAGACATAGGATATGGCAATCATAAGCAGGTGGACAATTCAATTTTAGGTGGAAGCAGTGATCCCTTTTTTGCAGCTGTAAATGATAAGAGCTGTTATTCATGTCAGTTGACTAGTTTACCACCAGATGTGTCTGATGCCAGAAACTTAGTTAGCTATCTCGAGAAGGTTCCTTGTCTTGGAAGTAGCGGACAAGGTGATCATGTTGCTCTTAGATCGAATTTGCGATCGCAAGGAGTCTCAATGGGATTTCCTTTGGTTACTTCAACTTCTACTTTGGATGGGATTCCATCTTTCTTGAGGCAGGATAGTATTGGTGTGAGCCCTTATTTGCTTGATGAGAATTTGAGATTGCTAGCGTTGAGGCAAATAATGGATTTATCCAAGCAACAACATGCATTGTCTTCCCTAATGAACCAAGAACAAGGGAAATGTGGTAGCTCTTCTAATGTACAGCATTCTCTTGTTGACCCTTCAACTTCTCAAGAGCAAAGGCACAGACCTAATCTTTCCAGTGGACGAGACGTTTCTGAACCCTCCAGGATTTTGCTCCAATCTGCTGCCACTTTCAGGGTGGGTGATGATATTGAAAAAGTGGCTTCTGTGACAG GAATTGATGTGCACTGTCAACTTTCTGATGATCCTAGTCTAAATGAGCAGCCCTCGTTAAG ACTTGGCAGAAGTGATAACAATGTCAGCAGATCAAGTGAGCATGAAATATGCTTTCAGAGAGTCCCACGCAAAAATTGTCAGGTCAAGTGCAGCTGTGAAGCGAGCACAAATAATTTAGGACGAAATTTTGATTCACAAGTTGGTAGCTCTTTCAATGCCTTTAAGGAGCAGATGGGAACCTGCAGTGGTGAAGCCTCAATTATTATGAATTCTAAATTTGCTAAAGATCATTTTCTGCTAAGGGATGCAAATGTTTCCTTAGAACGAAGTGGGAAGTTGAATGGGCAACTTCATAGAAACAGAGTTTGTCATGCATCTGAGTGGAGAGATGTGCCAAGCAAGGTGAAAGGGGTTCGTAACGCAATAGTTGTAGAGCGGTTGGCTAATGTGTTGGATCGAAGAGGAAATGATGGTAGTCAACTTAAAGATGCTTCTGCTAAATGCTTCAATGGAGCGGTGCAAAATGCTGGCTCCTTAAAAGAGCAAGAAAATTCAAACGTTTCTTCAGGATGTTCTGCCCCTGCTGTTACTCAGTCATCAATTGAGGTTAACAATATAGAATTTTCTACTATTGATGCTGGGGATACTGGATATGTAAGCAATGATATAGTTGATGAAGGATCAGGCATTGATAAATGCTGGTCATCAGATGATGCACTTGGAAGTGAAAGAAGTGCTGATTTCCTGGGCTCTACCTGTAGGACTAACTTGAGGAAAGAAGGATCCTCCCATGTTCGAAAGAATCAATCATCTCGTAGTCTTCTTGATGAGCTTAAGCTCATGGATTCCTTGACATGGAAGAAAGACCGAAATCAAATCCATAGTTGGCATCAAATCCATACTGGGCTTGCAATTTATGAGAAAAGCAATCCATCACGAAAAATGGTTAGTGGCCTGAAATCggggaagagaaagagagcaatAAAATTGAAGATGCTGAGTGCCTCATTTCCCTCTGCAGGTCATTCCGTAAAACCATATCAAAATCCCAATTCTGCTGAATTGCCCTCCTGTTCATCCAAAGATATTCAGTTGGTTATTCAATCTGACCAGGGGACCTCTCTTGTTTCTGGGTCTTGTGTCATTCGACCTAATTCCAAACATAGATTTTCTTCAGCCACAACACACTCTCATAAAAGAGTGAGGGAAGATGATAATCGAACAGAATTAAATAGTGATGCAGACTTTTGTAAAAACCCTGAAGTTTCAGGCAGAAAGAAGTTGAGAAAGTGTTTCACATCTGGCACTTTCAGGAAATTTCAGATGCAAGAATCAACTCATGAAGAGGCTGAAGGGACTGAGAAATACAATTCAGTAGGTTGTGTAGGGACACCTTCTAGTCGACAATTAAATCTGTGTTCAGGGAAGGCCAGACTGGTAGTATGTGGAAAATATGGTGAAATATCAAATGGGAAAGATGTGTCAAAGCCAGCAAAAATTGTTCCTCTCAGCAGGATTCTTAAAACTGCCAGAAGATGTACACTCCCCAAAAATTGCAAACCCAGACCGACTTCCATGAGGGAGTTGAGAAAGGCAAACTCTACCAGAATTGATTTATGCTGTGATAAATTCACTGATTTGAAGAATGGAAGCAGTGTAGCAATTTGTGATAAAATAAATCTCGACAATTCTACAGAAGAAACAGACAAGGCATGGTGCAGTGAAGATGAGCCATTTGCTAAATCCACTTTGGTGAAAGAGAATGAtgataaaagagagaaagattatATTACTCTACACAGTAATGCTTCTTCTCAATCAAAGCTTAAGTGTAAGGAAATTCGCAAACGCAGCATTTATGAGCTGACAGTTAAAG GAAATAAATACAGTTCCAAAAGTTTTACATGTTCGAAGATGTCAAATTGCACACCAGAAATGAAGGTGGCGAAAATTTTGAAGAATGCTGAAGATAGCAAGCGTGGATTATGCAAAGTTTATTCTAACAA ATCTACTCAAGAGCACAAGTGCCTGCCCACTTCAAGTTCAGCTGCATTCTGCTGTGTTTGTGGAAGTTCAAACCAAGATGATATTAATTGCTTATTAGAGTGCAGTCGATGTTTAATCAGG GTGCATCAAGCTTGCTATGGTGTTTCCAAAGTACCTAAAGGTCGTTGGTATTGCAGACCGTGCAGGACAAGTTCAAAAGATATT GTTTGTGTGCTCTGTGGCTATGGAGGTGGGGCCATGACTCGAGCATTGCGAAGTCGCACAGTTGTGAAAAGCATTTTGAAAGCTTGGAACTGTGAAGCAGATTGCAGACATAAGAATATGATTTCTTCTGCTGaatctttaaaaaatgaacaaactGCATTGCAGTCCTCAGGTTCTGGACTTGATGGAAATTCATATTCTGTTCTACAACCTGAAAATATAAAGTCGTCAGCTATAGCAGTGAGGAAAATGGATTCGCAAAAACAATTGGATGTTGAACAGGACTCCCCTTGTGCTAGTAATATAAAGGTACATAACAGCATAACAGTGGGAGTACTTGATTCAACAGTTAAGCAGTGGGTTCATATGGTTTGTGGGCTTTGGACTCCTGGAACACGGTGCCCAAATGTTGAAACCATGAGTGCTTTTGATGTATCTGGTGCTTCAAGTCCTAGAGCTAATGTG GCTTGCTCTTTGTGCAACCGGTCAGGTGGTTCATGTATAAAGTGCAGGGTTTTGAGTTGCTCAATTCAATTTCATCCATGGTGTGCTCATCAAAAG GGTCTGTTGCAAAGTGAGGTTGAAGGTGTTGATAATGAAAGTGTTGGGTTTTACGGAAGATGTGTGCTTCATGCTGCATACCCCACTACTGAGTCTGCCTGTGATCCCATCAACAGTGAGATTGGTTGTCAGGGAGAAAAAGAGTTTGCCTGCACTAGGACAGAG GGTTACAAGGGCCGCAAAAGGGATGACCCCCAGAATGATCTTTATGGTCCATCAAAAGGCAAGGGTGGATGCCTTGTTCCTCAGGAACAGTTAAATGCTTGGATTCACATTAATGGGCAGAAGATGTGCACACAGGGGCTTCCAAAGCTGGCAATATCAGATATTGAGCATGATTGTCGG AAGGAATATGCTCGCTACAAACAAGCAAAAGGTTGGAAACACTTGGTTGTATACAAGTCTGGCATTCATGCCCTTGGTCTTTACACATCTCGGTTCATTTCCCGTGGTGAAATG GTTGTTGAATATGTTGGCGAGATAGTGGGTCTACGCGTGGCtgataaaagagaaaatgagtaTCAGTCCGGGAGAAAACTTCAGTACAAGAGTGCTTGCTACTTCTTCAGGATAGATAAAGAGCATATCATTGATGCTACCCGCAAAGGGGGGATTGCTCGTTTTGTGAATCACTCATGCCTG CCAAATTGCGTCGCCAAAGTGATATCTGTGAGAAATGAAAAGAAG GTTGTCTTTTTTGCTGAAAGAGACATATTTCCTGGGGAAGAGATAACATATGACTATCATTTTAACCATGAGGATGAAGGTAAGAAGATTCCATGTTTTTGCAAATCAAAAAACTGTAGGCGCTTTTTGAACTGA